Part of the Haloarcula laminariae genome is shown below.
CCGTGAGGTCGATGGCCTCGAAGTTGTTGGTCCCGTAGTTGACGCCCGGAATCGTCCCGCTCCGGACGAACGTGTGCCAGAGTCGGTCGGGCTGTGTGAGCGCCGCGAGCCCGCCAACGACAGCCCTTCCGGCGAACGCCGAGACCGTGTCGGTGCCGTCGCGGATGGTGTCGAGCAGCGACGGGGGTGTCGAACCGTCACCGCCGATACCGGTCGCCGTGGCCCCGGGCGTTGCGGTGGCCCCGCCCTCGGCAGTGGTGCTGTTCGGCATGGGGGTCCCGTTCCCGGACGGTGTCTCACCCGCCGCCGGCGCGAACTCCGCGTCGGGACCGACGCTGGGGAGCAACCGCGGCGGCTGGGCCGGGTTCCCGCTGATGGCGTAGTTCGTCGCCAGCATCGGCGTCGACGCGACCAGAAGGACGAGACCAAGGACGGCCAGCGTCCGAGCGCTCCGGTCCCGCGCCGTCAGCAGGTCGACGGCCCCGAGGACCCCCACGACGAACAGCGCCTCGAACGCGTGTATCCAGGTGATGTAGCCGGCCAGCGCGTAGGCGCCGGCACGTGCCCTGAGGGCCGCGTCCCCTTCGCGGGCTCGACTCACCGCGAAGGCATACACCACGCCGACCACCAGCGCGACCACGAGCGTGTGACGCTTGGGCAGTGTCGCCCAGAACCCGACCGGCGTCGCCACGCCCAGCGTGGCCCCGGCGGCCAGCCCCGCCCGGCGCCCGTGGAAACGGGCAACGAGGCGATACAGCACCAGCCCGGCCGTCGCCGCCGCCAGTACCGTCGAGAGCTGGAGCGCCACGAGGGCGAGCCGGTCGGTCGGGAGGTCGGTCGCCGTCAGCACGCTGGCGACGAACAACGCCATGACGAGGAGCGAGCCCGCGGCGCGGGTCCGGCCCCGGTCGAACCGGTCGAACTCGGCTACCTGTGTCACGAGAACCAGCCCGAGACCGGCCCAGAGGCCGGCGAGTAACAGCCGCGGCGCCACGACTGCCGCCCCGGCTTCCAGCGCCCAGACCAGCGGCACCGCCAGCGCGAGCATCCCGTAGTTCCGGCCGTAGGCCCGCCCCTGGTACTCGTACAGTCCCGGCTGGGAGCCAAACGTCAGCGAGTAGCGCAGCTCGGTCACGTGGAGCTGCCCGTCCGCGAGCGCGACGAGCGTGTTGGCCATCGCGTAGGTGTCCTGGATGAAGAAGCCGACCCGCCAGGTCAGCCCGAACCAGCAGACCAGCCCGAGCCACAGCACCAGTCCGCGCCGGTCGCCGAAGCACCACCGACCGGCGGCGACCAGCCGGTCCCGGGGAGCGCCGTTCACCGTCTGGCCCCCACGGTCATCGTCGTTCGGGCCACTGTCCGGTCGGTCGTGAAGCTCTGGATGCGGACCGAGAGCACGGCGTCGTAAGTACCGTCGGCCCGACCCGGCGGTATCGCCCGGTCGTCGGGCGCGATTCGGTACGTGCCCGGCCCGGTGACAACCTCCCGTTCGACAAGCTGGAGGTCCAGTCCCGGGACCGAGACGATATAGAGCAGTTGCGGCCGGCCGGTCACGCCGTCGACATCGACCGCGGCCGTCGGTACGCGGAGGTAGGTGACGTTAGTCCCGAATCGGCCGGGCGTCAACGTGAGCCCAGCGCGGTCGACGCCGACCTCGGTCACGGTCGCGTTCCCGTCGCCGAACGTCGACGGCGAGGCGGTGGTCACGTCGAGCCCGGTCAGCGGCCCGGTGCCCACGAGGACGAAGGCGACGAAGAGGCCGACGACGGTCACCCAGCGGTCCATCGGGTTACCAACGGCTGCCCCGTGGCTTAAACCCCTCGCCGTTACAGCTTCGCCCCGTCGCGGTCCTCGACGGCCTCGATGAGGTCCGCGATGGAGTCGTCGGGGCTGAGTCCGGCCGAGCGAGCCAGCGTCTTGACGCTGCCGGGCGGGTACTTCACCGGGACGTTCGACTCGGAGAGCAAGATACCGAGCACGTCCTGGACGTCCGTCGACCCGTCCATCTGGCGGCCGTACCAGAGCATGAGCGTCTCGAAGACGGTGACGATATCGTTGGAGGTGAGCCGCTGTTGGTCGACCTCGCCGTCGAACTTCGCGGTCACGTCGAACCCGTAACGGGCGTTCGAGTCGGCCATCTGCTCGGCGAGCCACTCGTGGACGTTCGCGTCGGTGAAATCGGGGGCCTGGGGCTCGGGCTCGGGTTCCGGCTCCGGCGCGGAGGGCTGGCCGCCGTAGTCGTCATCGTCGTCGCGGACGTCCGGCGAGACCACGTACCGCCCCTCGTCTATCTGAGTGACGTGTTCGTCGTCCTCCAGCTCAAGCTCTTCGGGGGAGAGAATCTTGCCGTCCTCGGGATTCGGTTCGTCGGGCCCCCGGTCCATATCCTACTGTGTGTGAGGAAGGGGTATAATACCGTCGCTGGTCGCGGTCGAAAACAGAAGAAAAGGGGGCGCAGGCTTAGAGGCCGACTGCGGAGTCCCCGGAGAGCGTCTGGGGAACCACGAGCCGGACTTCGGTAGTGCCGCCGGACTGGGTGTTGATTCTGACCGTTGCCGTATCGCCCTCGCCGAAGCCGTCAGTGACACCGCTAGGACTGGTATCAATGACTATCTGTGCGCGGTCCGCGGGGTCGTTTAGTACGACACCATCGGTGGACAGTGAGTCTCCACCCTGATCCTGGACCTCAACCACACCGAACTGGGTGCCATCCAGAGTCAAGGCGCTCGTATCGCCAGAGTCGAATTGATCTTGGTACGTAAGATCACTTGAGCCGCTGGAGTGGACAAACTGGAGCGTCGTTGACGACAGGTCGATGTTGTTCGCACCGGGGGCCTTTTTGACCGTGATAACGGCACGGTCAACTTCGCTGTTGGCTGCATCGATATTCTCTCCGATAACGCTCACAACGTCGAGCCGGTTGGTCACTTGGTCGCTACTCTGCTGTCCGGTCTCCTCGGCACCGCTCTGGAGGAACCCGGCCGTGTTGATTAGGACGCCCGCAGCGATAGCCGCCACCAGCACCATCGCGATGAACACGATGAGCGTGCCGATACCGACCTGCCCGCGGTCGTCGTCTCGTTTGAATGTTTCGAGCATGGATATTCCAGGTCTGTCTGACCCTAGTCGAAGCTTGCTTTCACCAGTAATAATACCTCCCCTCAAAATATCTCTACTGATAATACATGTTTGAGTGGCTCTACAGCAGTGTGAGTGATTACGCTTCAGTTGACGACCAACAGACATCTGATCGCGTAGACGACGCGAACAGTAGCCACGCCGTCATTTCCATAGCTGGTACTCATCGGTAATCGACACAGAAAAGAAGGAGGCGCAGGCTTAGAGGCCGACTGCGGAGTCCCCGGAGAGCGTCTGGGGAACCACGAGCCGGACTTCGGTAGTGCCGCCGGACTGGGTATTGATTTTGACTGTTGCCGTATCGCCCTCGCCGAAGCCGTCAGTGACGCCAGTGTCGGGGCTGGTATCAATGACTATCTGTGCGCGGTCCGCGGGGTCGTTTAGTACGACACCATCGGTGGATAGTGAATCTCCGCCCTCGTCCTGGACCTCTGCCACACCGAAGTTAACGTCGTCGCCCGGATCCGCACCGCTCGCATCAGTCGCAGAGAAGTCACCGTCGTAGGTGAGATCGCTTGAGCCGCTGGAGTGGACAAACTGGAGCGTCGTTGACGACAGGTCGATGTTGTTCGCACCGGGGGCCTTTTTGACCGTGATAACGGCACGGTCAACTTCGCTGTTGGCTGCATCGATATTCTCTCCGATAACGCTCACAACGTCGAGCCGGTTGGTCACTTGGTCGCTACTCTGCTGTCCGGTCTCCTCGGCACCGCTCTGGAGGAACCCGGCCGTGTTGATCAGGACGCCCGCAGCGATAGCCGCCACCAGCACCATCGCGATGAACACGATAAGCGTGCCGATACCGACCTGCCCGCGGTCGTCGTCTCGTTTGAATGTTTCGAGCATGGATATTCCAGGTCTGTCTGACCCTAGTGGAAGCTTGCTTTCACCAGTAATAATACCTCTCCCCAAAATATACACTCTGATAACGGGCCTTAGAGCCCTACTATGGCTAATATTCAGTAGTTTGGGGTGTGTCGAACTAGCCACTACAACGGGAATCGGACTGACAGCATCGGACGCGTCAAAAGCCGGTCGGGCAGTGTAAGCCGGAGTCGTTCACTCGTAGGTCACGAGGCTGTACATCACGAACAGGAAGCCGAACGTCGTCAATCCGCTGTTGACCAGCAGGAGCGACCGCACGCCTTCGAAGTCGTTGATAAAGGCGCTGATCATCGTCGCAGCGGCACCCGCGACGGCAAGCGAGAAGCCGACGGACAGGTGTAGCATCGCCTGCCGGGAGGTTTGGACGTACGCCCGCACTGCCATCCCGACCATGGTGAGTCCAGCGACGACGAACACGAGCGTCGAGATGGCATAGAGGAGTTCTATCATCGGCACTGAGAGTAGGTATGCGAACCCCCGTATTAAATCCACGCTCGTAAATATTTCAACTGATAATCGCTCGGTAGGCCGGCGTCCGGGGCGCTATCTGTCCGAGAGCGTTCGCCAGGCCTCGTCGAGCTTGTTCGTGACTTCGGAGCGCTCCTCGACGTGGATGGACAGCCCCTCGTCGAAATCGACCCGGACCTCGTCGACGTTGCGCCGGTAGACCTTGATGCGTCGGCGGTCATCGGAGAGAATGTTGTCGTGGAGTTCGAGCAGGTCGTGTTCGGTGAGTTCGTCGATTCGCCGATAGCATGTCGCGATTGGGATCTCGAGTTCGTCGCTCAGGTCCTGTGCCGAGATGGGTTCATCGGTCGCATCGAGTATCTCAGCGCTGTATTTGTTTCCCAGCGTCTGGAGAAGATCCGCTGATGCCATCGTTATCAAATCATAAATTCAGACTTTAATAAAGCTATCGGCAATGATACTGGCCGATTCGGCCGATGAAAGAATTTGTCCCCAGGTGGTTATTTTAACGGGTACAGCCAGCCGGACCGCCATTTCGCGTCGTAATAACGCCGTTCAGAGGGGGGACTCCTCTTCGCTCATCATGGAGAACGCACTGGCGTTCTGGTGGACCTTGATACCACCCCAGTCTATCTCCATCGGGTAGATGTCCGTCTCGATGTTCTGCTTGCGCATCTTGGCGACCCAGACGTACCGGCTGACGCCGGAGTCGGTCGGCGTCTGGATGAGATAGATGTTCCCGTCGGTGAGGTAGTTCTCCAGGCCGATTTCGGTGTCGGGGAAGACCGCGCCCTGCTCGTTGGTCAGCAGCGTCGTCAGCCCGTTGGCCTTGAGGATGTCGGTGAGTTTCAGGAGGTAGGTGCGTTTCTCCTTCTCGTCGTCGAAGAAGAGCTGGAACATCGCCAGCGAGTCGAGTACGAGCCGGTCGTAGTCGTCGTCTTCGAGGTCTTCGAGCAGGATTTCCAGCGAGGAGGAGAAGTCGTTCTCACGCAGGAGGACCTGCTTGTCGTACACTTTGATATCGCCGCTGTCGACGTATTCGGGCCACTTGTCGAAGCCGATCGACTCGGCCGCCTCCCGGATGTCTGCCTCGTTTTCCTCGAAGGAGAGGTAGATGCCCTTCTCGTCGAACATGTCGACGCCGTTGTAGATGTACTGCAGACAGAGAATCGATTTCCCGGCGCCGGGGTTCCCGCTAATCAGTGTCGTGGAGTCCTTCACGATGCCGCCGTTGAGGATGTCGTCGAGGCCGTCGATGCCGGTTTTGGTTAGCTGTATCATTCTCTTTGCAGTTAGCTATCTGTTCGTCGTGCTCTGGTGTTAAAAACTCTTGTTGCCCGACACGCACGGGGGCTACTGCGAGCTGTGGACGATAGCCGGGTCGACCCAGATGACGAACTCGTCGTCGCGTTTGACGACGCCGCGAATCGAGCCCGAATCGTTGGCGGGGGACTGGTCTATCTGGTCGGGGGTCACCTGGACGACCTGATACACCTCGTCGACGACCCAGCCGGCCGCGCCCTGGTCCTGTACGATGTCCGGGTCGAAGACGATTATCCGCTGGCCCTCGCTGTCGTCGCGGATGCCGAAGACGGTCTTCGGGTCCACGATAGACGTCGTCCGGCCACGGAGGTCCATCACGCCTTCGACGTGGGCCGGGGCGTTGGGGACCTGAGTCAGCTCCCCGACGTCGACGATTTCGGTCACGTAGCCGATGCTGACACAGTACGTCTCTTCGCCGAGTTTGAATTCGAGCACCTGGCCGGTTGTGGTAGACTGGGCTGACATGGCTGCCGGATACCTGAACGTGGTCCGTTGGTGTATAAAAGGCTGTGTACTGGGCTATCAACTTTGATTACGTGGGCGGAGTCTTTATTTTGGGCCGGCGGGGAGTTCGGCGTAGCTATGCAGATGTTTCGCCCACACACGAACCCCGGCCCACAGGGACCGAACTGACGATGCCCGGTGGGACGCGTGCAGTGGTGGCCGACGACTCTCACTTCATGCGGAGTGTCATCTCGGACATCCTCGAAGAGGGGGGTATTGAGGTCGCTGCCCAGGCAAAGAACGGCCGGGAGGCCGTCGAGGCCGTCCGCACGCACGAGCCCGACGTCGTGACGATGGACGTCGAGATGCCGGAGATGAACGGCATCGAGGCCACCGAAATGATAATGGCCGAACACCCGACGCCGGTGCTCATGCTCTCGGCGCACACGGACGAGAACGCCGACGTGACCTTCGAGGCACTGGACAAGGGTGCGGTCGACTTCTTCCGGAAGCCCGGCGGTGAGGTGTCCATGGAGATGTCGCGGCTGAAAGACCAGCTCGTCGACATCGTCACCTCGGTCGCACAGGTCGACGTCGGCGAGCGGGGCGCCCGGTCGTCGCCGTCCCGAGCGGCCGGCGGGCAGAGCGGGACGGGGACCGGGAGCCGGTCGTACGTCGGCGACCCCACGCTCGTCATCGGCTCCTCGACCGGGGGACCGAAGATGGTCGAGCAGGTGATGGCCGAGCTCCCCCGGGAAGCGGACTTCCGGGTTCTCATCGTCCAGCACATGCCGGAGGGGTTCACCGGCCGCTTCTCCGAGCGCATCGACGACCGGAGCGACTACGACGTGCTGGAGGCGACCGACGGTGCCCGCCTCGGCGGGGGCGAGGCGCTCGTCGCCGCCGGCGACCGCCACATGGAGGTGAAGAACTACCGGAACGGCCGGCTCCGGGTGAAACTGACCGAGGACCGGCCGGAGAACAGCGTCCGCCCGGCCGTCGACGTGACGATGCGGACGGCCGCCGCGGTCATCGACGACCCGCTAGTGGGCGTCATCCTCACCGGGATGGGCGGCGACGGCGCCGACGGTATCGTTCGAATGAAAGACGCGGGGGCACGCACCATCGCACAGGACGAGGCGACGTCCGCGGTGTACGGCATGCCCAAGCGGGCGGTCGAAACCGGCTGTGTCGACAGCGTGCTGCCAATCGACGAGATCCCGAACGGGATTCTCGACACGATAACGACTGAGGTGACCTCATAATGGACGACCAGTATCTCGACGCATTCATCCGTGAAAGCGAGGAGGCGATAACCGAGCTGAACAACTCTCTGCTGGACCTGGAGTCAGACCCCGCCGACGAGGCGGCGATGGACTCCATCTTCCGCACCGCCCACACGCTGAAGGGGAACTTCGGCGCGATGGGCTTCGACGACGCGGCGAACCTCGCCCACGCGATGGAAGACCTGTTAGACGCCATGCGACAGGGCGAGATGGAGGTGACGCCCGACGTGATGGACCTCATCTTCGCCGGCGTCGACCGGATCGAGGTCATCGTCAACGAGATCGAGGAAGCGGGCGAGTCGACGACAAACTCCGACGAGCTGGTCGACCAGCTGCGGACCGTGCTCGAAGAGGGGGCCGACGCCGCCGGTGGCGGGGCGCCAGCGGCCGACCAATCGACGGAGAGTGCCGACGCCCCGACCGGTGACCTCGACCTCGACATCGACGCGAGCGCCGCGGACGGGCAAGTCGTCCATGCGGTCGTCGGCGTCGGTGACTCCGACATGTTCGGCGTGGACGCGATGCTGGCGCTGGAGGCGGTCGAGGACGTCTTCGACATCCTCGCCTTCGAGCCCAGCCGGGCCGACATCGAGGACGGCGAGTTCGAGGACACCTTCGAGCTCTATCTCGACGCGGGCGACGCCGCGACGGTCGACGCCGAGCTCGGCTCTATCGGCAAAATCGACTCCTTCAGTGCGACCGATGTCACGGACAGTCTGACCGCGGCGGCGCCAGACACCGACCCGGCGGCCGGAGCGGACGATGGCGCCGACGGCGTCGGTGCGGCCGACAGCGGCGGCGAGGAGGAACACAGCGTCGACGAGATAAAGTCGGTGCGGGTCGACGTCGACCAGCTCGACGACCTGCACGGGCTGGTCGAACAGCTGGTGACCAGCCGTATCAAGCTGCGCCGGGCCGTCGAGACCGAGGACCTCGACTCGGCGGGCGAGACGCTGAACGAGCTGGACAAGATAACGGCGAACCTCCAGAACACGGTGATGGACATGCGTCTCATCCCGCTGAAGAAGGTCGTCGGGAAGTTCCCGCGGCTGGTCCGTGACCTCGCCCGGGAACTCGACAAGGACATCGACTTCGAGATCGAGGGCGAGGACATCGAGCTCGACCGCACCATCCTCACGGAGATATCCGACCCGCTGATGCACATCCTCCGGAACTCGGTCGACCACGGCATCGAACCGCCGGCCGAGCGGGAGGCCGCGGGCAAGGAGCCGACGGGGAACATCACCCTCCGCGCCTCCCGGGAACGGGACCACGTCGTCATCGAGGTCGTGGACGACGGCGCGGGCCTGGACGTCGAGGGCATCAAGAACAAGGCCATCGAGAAGGGGGTCCGCTCGCCCGAGGAGCTGGACGCGATGGACGACTCGGCCATCTACGACCTCATCTTCCACCCCGGCTTCTCGACGGCCGACGAGGTGACCGACACGAGCGGGCGCGGGGTCGGGATGGACGTCGTCCACGACACCGTCACGCAGCTCGACGGGTCGGTCAACGTCGACTCGACGCCCGGCGAGGGGACGACCGTCGGCCTGCGGCTGCCGGTGACGATGGCCATCGTGAAGGTGCTGTTCGTCGAGGTCGGTGACGAGGAGTACGGGGTCCCCATCAAGAACGTCGACGAGATAACGGGCACCTCGTCGGTCAAGCAGGTCAACGGGACCGAGGTCATCAAACACAACGACGACATCTACCCGGTCATCCACCTGGACGACACCTTCGACGTGCCCGGCGAGACGACCAACGGCGACGGGATGCTGGTCCGCATCCGGGAGTCGGAACGACAGGTCGCCCTGCACTGTGACTCGGTCAACAGCCAGGAGGAGGTCGTCGTCAAACCGCTGGAGGGCATCCTCTCGGGGACCCCTGGGCTCTCCGGGACCGCGGTGCTGGGCGACGGCAACATCGTCCACATCCTCGACGTGGTGACGCTATGAGCGCCGAGAACCGCCAGTTCCAGCAGCTGCTTGGCTTCATCGAAGCGGAGATGGACTTCGAGTCGGGCTTTTATAACGACGCCTACCTCGACCGACGCATCAGCGCCCGGATGCGCCGGACCGAAACCGACAGCTACCGGGCGTACAAGCAGCTGCTGCAACGCGAGGACGAGGAGCGCGAGGCCCTGCTCGACTCCCTGTCTATCAACGTCACCGGCTTCTTCCGGAACCCCGAGGCCTGGGAGGCGCTGCGGCCCGTGTTGCGTGACCTGGCCGAGAACAACCGCAAGGTGCGGCTCTGGTCGGCCCCCAGCGCGGACGGGCGCGAACCGTACTCGGCGGCGATGCTCGCGCTGGACGACCCGGACACCGAGGCCCGCCGGGTCGATATTCTCGGGACCGACATCAACAGCGACATCCTGGAGGTGGCCCGCAAGGGGACCTACGAGACCTCCCACACGACCGACATCGCCGAGGAGCTCGCCCCGCTTTCGGACTACACGGAGTACGTCGACGAGGACGAAAACACCTTCACGGTCAAGCAGGCAGTCAAGGACATGGTCACCTTCGAGCAACACGACCTCATCCGCGGCGAGGCCAAACGGGACTTCGACCTCGTCTTCTGTCGGAACCTGCTCATCTACATCGACGCGGAGTTCAAGGTGCCCATCTTCGAGACGATACGGGGGTCGCTCAAGGAGGGCGGCTATCTCATGATCGGGATGACAGAGACACTGCCCTCCGAGTGTCGCGACGACTTCGAACCGGTCGACAAGCAGCACCGTATCTACCGTCGGGTATGAGCCTCTACCAACTCGAACGCGACGGCGATGTCCAGGAACTCATCCGCGTGTTGCGCGAAAGCGACAAGGAGCGGGTGCAGCTCCGGGCCGCCGAACTGCTCGGGAACTTTCCCGACCACGACGACCGACGGGACGTGGTCAACGCGCTCGTGGACGCCGCGGAGAGCGACAGCGACGCGGTGACCGCGGCGGCCATCGACTCGCTCGACGAACTGGGCGGCGAGGCCATCGAGCAGCTCATCGGGAGCATGGCCGGCGTCGACCTCGAAGCCGACGCCGCCGACTGGGTGAAGGCCAAGGCGTTCATGCAGGCTCTCGACGCGGAGGTGCCGGAGCTCCGAATGGCCGCCGCAAACGGGCTGGGGCGGCTGGAACAGTCCGACAGCGTCCCGAAACTCGCGGAGCGCTTCGAGGACTCTGACCCCCGCGTGCGGGCCCGGGCCGCCCGCTCGGCCGGGAAGATCGGGGACTCGCGGGCGACCAACCCGCTTGAGTCCCTGCTCACGGACCCGAAAGCCGCGGTGCGCCGGGAGGCCGCCGAGGCGCTCGGCAACATCGGGAACCGGCAGGCCCTCCAGACCCTGCTGCCGATGTACGAGGACGACAACGAGCGGGTCCGCCGCATCGCCGTCGGCGCCTTCGGCAACTTCGAGAACGACAACCCCGTCGACTACCTCGTCGAGGCGCTCTCAGACGACTCGGCGGCGGTCCGGCGGACGGCCGTCTACTCGCTCATCGAACTGCTGTCGAACGTCCCGAGCGACCGGAGCCACGACATCCGGGAGACCGTCGTCGAGAAGCTATCGAGCGAGGACGACCAGAGCGTCGTCGTCCCGCTGGTCGAGATTCTCGACGAGAGCACCCAGGCCGCCCAGCGGCGCAACACCGCCTGGCTGCTCGGCCGCGTCGCCGGCGAGGACGGCCGCCAGCGCGTCATCGATACGCTCGTCGAGGCCCTGCAGGACGACGACCAGATGCTGCGTCAGTTCGCCGCCACGAGCCTCGCCGAACTCGGCGGGGAGGATAACATGGTCGAGCGCCGGCTGTTGAAACTCGTCGAGGACGACGGCGTGGACCCCCAGGTGAAAGGGCAGGCCATCTTCACGCTCGGGAAGGTCGGCGGCGAGCGCTCCCGGAAGGAACTGGACAGGCTCATCGACGAGACCGAACACGACATCGTTCGGAAGAAGGCGTTCTCGGCCATCTCGAAGCTCGGGGGCCGGATATGAGGCGCCTGGGACCGAACCGCCGGTCGGGGCGATTAAGTCCCGTCGGGGCGTACATCCACCACTCCGGGTAGATGAGCGGGGAACACGCACTGGTCGACACCAAGGGAAAGTTCGTCCAGGTCGTCAAGGACGGGCGCAAGCGCAACGACATCGAGTGGCTACCCGGCCGTATCCTGCTGTCGAACAAGCGGCTCGTCCTCGCGACCAACGACGGGAAACGCACCATCCCGCTGTCGAAACTCACCAGCGTCACCGCCAGCCAGATGAACCAGCCCCTGGCTCAGGTCGACGGCTACGTCAAGCTCCAGGCCGGGCGGGACGCGTGGCTCGTCTCCCCGAAGGCCGACGAGTTCGAGGAGGAGCTCTACCGGACGCTGCTGGACCAGATTGTCGTCCTCGTCAAACACCCCGCGGTGAAGGGGGGCGTCGTCACGGAGGCCACCTGGGAGAAGGCCCGCTTTAAGATAGACGAGGAGCAGGAAGACACCGTCAACATCGCCATCTCCAGTGGCACCTTCGTCGAACTCGACATCGACGACGTGGGGACCGTCGAACAGAAGGAAAAGGAGATTCGCGGCAAGGAGCGGCCGCTGCTCGAAGTGGAACACACCATCGACGGGACCAGCGTCGAGACCCACATCTCCGGGTCGCCCCGGCACGTCTCGCTCATCGGCGGGCTCGTCCGGCAGGGCGAGCAGCGCAACGCCGCCGACGACGTCGACCTCTCGGACGAGGAGACGCAGGTGCTGATGGCGCTGTACTCCGGAATC
Proteins encoded:
- a CDS encoding CheF family chemotaxis protein; the protein is MSGEHALVDTKGKFVQVVKDGRKRNDIEWLPGRILLSNKRLVLATNDGKRTIPLSKLTSVTASQMNQPLAQVDGYVKLQAGRDAWLVSPKADEFEEELYRTLLDQIVVLVKHPAVKGGVVTEATWEKARFKIDEEQEDTVNIAISSGTFVELDIDDVGTVEQKEKEIRGKERPLLEVEHTIDGTSVETHISGSPRHVSLIGGLVRQGEQRNAADDVDLSDEETQVLMALYSGISPFKIPEFVDMDIDEVEDVYDRLMEADILEPVRTRREVQLEARGRSIAGDAIADQ